A portion of the Dethiosulfovibrio faecalis genome contains these proteins:
- a CDS encoding MurR/RpiR family transcriptional regulator, with translation MLKEKIIAGMKGFSSTQAKVARFILENPREAPFMTASQMAESVDTSESSVIRFASILGYSGYPELKEAMKSLLLDQMTTIERMAVYDDDPRESPCHRIMTLDMLDLGESQTNLNPQGIRSWASEVLEAPAIYMAAQRSSLALAGYLSFYLSWFHPSVHQLNDTLIREQLTTAPKGSMMMGISFPRYSRWTVEAMKLGRSLGLTLTAISDSPHNPMTEAEPEHVLTAPCRHISFIDSLTAPMSLMNCLIMAVADEMGDEAKKRLQELEELWTENPVYTVK, from the coding sequence TTGCTCAAAGAAAAGATAATCGCCGGAATGAAGGGCTTTTCCTCCACCCAGGCCAAGGTAGCCCGTTTCATACTGGAGAACCCCAGGGAGGCCCCGTTCATGACGGCGAGTCAGATGGCGGAGTCGGTGGACACCAGCGAGTCGTCGGTAATACGGTTCGCGTCCATACTGGGCTATTCCGGCTACCCCGAGCTGAAGGAGGCCATGAAGAGCCTCTTGCTGGATCAGATGACCACCATAGAGAGGATGGCCGTCTACGACGACGACCCTAGGGAATCGCCCTGTCACAGGATAATGACTCTGGACATGCTGGACCTGGGGGAATCCCAGACCAACCTGAACCCCCAGGGCATCCGTTCCTGGGCCTCGGAGGTACTCGAGGCCCCCGCCATCTACATGGCTGCCCAGAGAAGCTCCCTCGCCCTGGCGGGATACCTTTCCTTTTATCTCAGCTGGTTTCATCCCTCGGTGCACCAGCTGAACGACACCCTCATAAGAGAACAGCTGACCACGGCTCCGAAAGGCAGCATGATGATGGGGATAAGCTTCCCCAGATATTCCAGATGGACCGTAGAGGCCATGAAGCTGGGCCGGTCTCTGGGACTGACCCTGACGGCCATAAGCGATAGCCCCCATAACCCGATGACGGAGGCCGAACCGGAACACGTGTTGACCGCCCCGTGCAGGCACATCTCCTTCATCGACTCTCTGACCGCCCCTATGAGCCTGATGAACTGCCTGATAATGGCGGTCGCGGACGAGATGGGCGACGAAGCCAAGAAGAGACTTCAGGAACTGGAAGAACTCTGGACCGAAAACCCGGTCTACACGGTCAAGTGA